The sequence below is a genomic window from Synechococcus sp. PCC 7335.
TCGACTTCAGTGGAGATGTCTATGCTGAGCTACTGCTTCGCGACTTTTTGGAAAGTGCTTCAAACGTGACCATCCGCCATCAGGTGTTTCTGGAGTTTGGTGGGTTTGACCTATCTCTGACAGGGGCTGCTGACTGGGACTTCTTTCTGCGCCTAGCAAAGCACTATTCCTTCGTTGCGGTACCTCATCTGGGCGTCCTTTATCGACTTTTGAGCAGCTCGATGTCTGCCAACCTTGCCATTCAAGAGAAAGAGTGTCTTACGGTGCTCGACCGTGCGTATGAACAGGCACCGCCCGCCCTGCAGCCGCTTAAGCAGCGGAGTCTTGGCCAGCTTTATCAGTATCTAAGCTTCAAAGCGATGCATGGATCACTCCATCGACCAAAGGGGGCATCAGCATTGCATTATCTTTGGCAATCGCTAGCTCACAGCCCTCAAATAGCGATACAGCAGCCGCGCCTGACCTCAGTCCTCTTCCTGAAAATTCTAGCTGCTCTACTGCTACCGCGCCAGTCGCAGCAGTTAATCGACCAGCTTAGAGGCTAGATTCAGTTGGTCGAGTGATTCTGGGTGTCTAAGCTGCATCATATCTAGACTGTTCGACCACTTCATCGAATGATAGCTTAGGGCTAGATTTGAAATCGGTTTGGTTTGAAGACGCTGAGGGTAGCATCTTCGATACCATCATTAGTGGCGAAGACATAAAGCCTATGCATTAATCTTTGAGCTAGCTAAAGGTATGAAGATATCAACACTGCCCTCAGTCTGCGATCTAAGTGAATGGAAACCAAGTTTCAAACCAGCTATCAGAATGTTGCCTTCACGGTGGGTACGGGCCGTTGCGGCACTCAGTTCCTATCGAGGATTTTAAGCCTAGAACCAAAGGTTGCATCGGTCC
It includes:
- a CDS encoding glycosyltransferase, producing the protein MPLASVIVPVYNGAQTIHATLESVFQQTAQDFELIVIDDGSTDSTLEVVSKFDDPRLRVFSYCNAGVATSRNRGVDHASGKYISFIDADDLWTPKKLALQLEALESTPEAAVAYSWTNYIDQEGRFIDKAQRVDFSGDVYAELLLRDFLESASNVTIRHQVFLEFGGFDLSLTGAADWDFFLRLAKHYSFVAVPHLGVLYRLLSSSMSANLAIQEKECLTVLDRAYEQAPPALQPLKQRSLGQLYQYLSFKAMHGSLHRPKGASALHYLWQSLAHSPQIAIQQPRLTSVLFLKILAALLLPRQSQQLIDQLRG